The Oncorhynchus tshawytscha isolate Ot180627B linkage group LG30, Otsh_v2.0, whole genome shotgun sequence genome includes a region encoding these proteins:
- the LOC112228383 gene encoding ubiquitin carboxyl-terminal hydrolase 2-like, which translates to MPSLRQSYTVTVPEESPASTFPFLKTDLRRKSPPMSRSLLMSTFVGLLINQAKNSKSPQGLVGLRNLGNTCFMNSILQCLSNTPDLRDYCLRNTHRTELNNNCRAKAALMEEFAKLTQTLWTSVSSEAISPSDFKTQIQRYAPKFVGYNQQDAQEFLHFLLDGLHNEVNRVTVRPRLPSEDIDHLPDNEKGKRMWNKYLEREDSKVVDLFVGQLKSSLTCSECGYCSTVFDPFWDLSLPIAKKGSGEVSLTDCMRLFTKEDVLDGDEKPTCYRCKTRRKCTKKFTIQKFPQILVLHLKRFSENRVRTSKLSTYVNFPLKELDMREFCSENSMNTVYNLYAVSNHSGNTLGGHYTAYCRNPALGEWYSYNDSRVSSMSSSQVRSSDAYVLFYELASSHSRL; encoded by the exons ATGCCTAGTCTGCGACAGTCTTACACCGTGACGGTGCCCGAGGAGTCACCGGCATCCACTTTCCCCTTCCTGAAGACGGACCTGCGCAGGAAGAGTCCTCCAATGTCGCGGTCATTGTTGATGTCCACATTTGTGGGTCTGCTTATCAATCAAGCCAAG AACTCCAAGAGTCCTCAAGGCCTAGTGGGACTGAGAAACCTCGGCAACACA TGTTTCATGAACTCGATCCTGCAGTGTCTGAGCAACACTCCTGACCTGAGGGACTACTGTCTGAGGAACACACACCGCACCGAACTCAACAACAACTGCAGAGCCAAGGCTGCTCTCATGGAGG AGTTTGCCAAACTCACTCAGACCCTATGGACGTCAGTCAGCAGCGAGGCAATCAGTCCCTCAGACTTCAAGACCCAGATCCAGAGATATGCGCCCAAATTTGTGGGATACAA tcagcagGATGCTCAGGAGTTCTTGCATTTCCTATTGGACGGCCTCCACAATGAGGTCAACAGGGTCACAGTGCGGCCCAGGCTCCCGTCCGAGGACATTGACCACTTGCC TGACAATGAGAAAGGGAAGAGAATGTGGAACAAAtatctagagagagaggacagcaaaGTGGTTG ATCTGTTTGTGGGCCAGCTGAAGAGCTCTCTGACCTGCAGTGAGTGTGGTTACTGCTCCACTGTGTTCGATCCATTCTGGGACTTGTCACTACCCATCGCTAAG AAAGGTTCAGGGGAGGTGAGTCTGACAGACTGCATGCGACTCTTCACTAAAGAAGACGTACTGGATGGAGATGAGAAACCG ACATGCTACAGGTGTAAAACCAGGCGGAAATGCACTAAGAAGTTCACCATCCAGAAGTTTCCTCAAATCCTTGTGCTTC ACCTCAAGCGCTTCTCAGAGAACCGTGTTCGAACTAGTAAGCTCTCCACCTACGTCAACTTCCCCCTCAAAGAGCTGGACATGAGAGAATTTTGCTCTGAGAACAGCA tgaaTACAGTGTATAATCTCTATGCCGTGTCCAACCACTCTGGGAATACGCTGGGTGGCCACTACACAGCCTACTGCAGGAACCCAGCCCTTGGGGAATGGTACAGCTACAATGACTCCAG GGTGAGCTCCATGTCATCCAGCCAGGTCCGCAGCAGTGATGCCTACGTGCTCTTCTATGAGCTGGCCTCCTCTCATTCACGCCTCTGA